The genomic DNA ATTTCCTGAAGGTGAGTGGTATTCGAGGAGTTGTAGCCGCCAATAACCACCATCAGATCCAGCTTTTCTTCCACAAGCTGATACATTGCATCCTGCCGTTCCTGAGTCGCGTCGCAGATGGTATTAAACGCCAGGAAATGCTGATTCAGGCGATCGGGTCCATATTTCTTCATCAGCGTATGCTCAAACAGCTTGCCGATCTGCTCGGTTTCCCCCTTCAGCATTGTCGTCTGGTTGGCAATTCCAAGTCGTTCCAGATCGCGATCGGGATCGAAGCCTTGAGAGCAGGCGCGGCTAAACTTCGCCATGAACTCATCCCGGTTGCCGCCATTCAAAATGTAGTCGCAGACGTACTGCGCTTCCGCCAGATTCAGCACAATCAAATACGTCCCAGCAAAGGAACTCGTTGCCACCGTCTCTTCGTGGTTGTACTTGCCGTGAATGATCGAGGTATGGCTGACCTTCTTGTGCTTCTCGACCGTGTTCCACACCTTCGACACCCAGGGACAGGTCGTATCGACGATCGTGCAGCCCTTCTCACTCAAAAGCTGCATTTCCTGAACGCTGGCTCCAAACGCAGGCAAGATTACCACATCACCGCGATCGACCACCGTAAAGTCCTTGATGCCCTTCTCGACGGGAATAAAGCCCACATTCATCTCCCGCAGGCGTTGATTCACCGAAGGGTTGTGAATAATTTCGTTCGTAATCCAGATTCGCTCCGTGGGAAAGTGGGT from Leptolyngbya ohadii IS1 includes the following:
- a CDS encoding 4-hydroxy-3-methylbut-2-enyl diphosphate reductase; this encodes MRCWSLRWANDDTLGLARVSQQNGMDTKAFKRSLNQSEQYYRKGFGHAEEVSGQMQSEYQSDLIQQIRTNQYSLTRGDVTIRLAEAFGFCWGVERAVAMAYETRTHFPTERIWITNEIIHNPSVNQRLREMNVGFIPVEKGIKDFTVVDRGDVVILPAFGASVQEMQLLSEKGCTIVDTTCPWVSKVWNTVEKHKKVSHTSIIHGKYNHEETVATSSFAGTYLIVLNLAEAQYVCDYILNGGNRDEFMAKFSRACSQGFDPDRDLERLGIANQTTMLKGETEQIGKLFEHTLMKKYGPDRLNQHFLAFNTICDATQERQDAMYQLVEEKLDLMVVIGGYNSSNTTHLQEIGIEYGIPSYHIDSADRIRSANQIEHKPLHQDLQVQENWLPKGKITVGITSGASTPDRIVEEVIERIFELKGAVPALTEA